The Arachis hypogaea cultivar Tifrunner chromosome 14, arahy.Tifrunner.gnm2.J5K5, whole genome shotgun sequence genome has a segment encoding these proteins:
- the LOC112740882 gene encoding DCD domain-containing protein NRP-B isoform X2: protein MENNNQQSFWQFSDQLRLQTSSLANLSLNGSIWSNNYATKRTDQRRNLDVKGTEFNPSKSYDLNSDSNGSLFSMPHIQNPAFVGLNGGFNKGSYSDNTPSYVSLNNNSSINLKGHKTGFVDFQAAKKGRNNTNTNTNGKKHGDNTNDVAKKLKTLPPSESLPRYETVGGYIFVCNNDTMAENLKRQLFGLPPRYRDSVRAITPGLPLFLYNYSTHQLHGIFEDRPRIPLQGRVFDPTAWEDKKCLGESRFPAQVQVVTRKICEPLEEDSFRPILHHYDGPKFRLELSVSEALSLLDIFADQNSFDDIFKAIPA from the exons ATGGAGAACAACAATCAGCAATCTTTTTGGCAATTTAGTGACCAGCTTAGGCTTCAAACATCTAGTTTGGCCAATCTGTCTCTTAATGGTTCAATTTGGAGCAACAATTATGCCACAAAAAGGACCGATCAGAGGAGGAACTTAGATGTGAAGGGCACTGAATTCAACCCATCAAAATCCTATGATCTCAATTCCGATTCCAATGGATCCCTTTTCTCTATGCCACATATTCAGAATCCTGCTTTTGTGGGTCTTAATGGAGGCTTCAACAAGGGAAGTTATTCCGACAATACTCCTTCTTATGTTAGCCTCAACAACAATAGTAGCATCAACTTGAAGGGTCACAAGACAGGTTTTGTTGACTTTCAAGCAGCCAAAAAGGGCAGgaacaacaccaacaccaacaccaacggCAAGAAGCATGGAGACAATACCAATGATGTCGCCAAGAAACTCAAAACACTGCCACCATCGGAGTCTTTGCCGAGATATGAAACTGTGGGTGGATATATCTTTGTTTGCAACAATGATACCATGGCAGAGAACCTCAAAAGACAGCTGTTTG gtCTCCCTCCACGATACCGTGATTCTGTTCGAGCAATTACTCCGGGGTTGCCCCTTTTTCTCTACAACTATTCTACCCATCAACTTCATGGAATTTTTGAG GACCGACCCAGAATTCCTCTTCAAGGAAGGGTTTTTGACCCAACAGCTTGGGAGGACAAAAAGTGCCTTGGTGAATCTCGTTTCCCTGCTCAG GTTCAAGTAGTCACTAGAAAAATCTGTGAGCCACTTGAGGAGGATTCCTTCAGGCCAATTCTTCACCATTATGATGGTCCCAAGTTTCGTCTTGAGCTTAGTGTCTCCGag GCATTGTCTCTACTAGACATTTTTGCTGATCAGAATAGCTTCGATGATATTTTCAAGGCTATACCGGCATAA
- the LOC112740882 gene encoding DCD domain-containing protein NRP-B isoform X1, translated as MENNNQQSFWQFSDQLRLQTSSLANLSLNGSIWSNNYATKRTDQRRNLDVKGTEFNPSKSYDLNSDSNGSLFSMPHIQNPAFVGLNGGFNKGSYSDNTPSYVSLNNNSSINLKGHKTGFVDFQAAKKGRNNTNTNTNGKKHGDNTNDVAKKLKTLPPSESLPRYETVGGYIFVCNNDTMAENLKRQLFGLPPRYRDSVRAITPGLPLFLYNYSTHQLHGIFEVQVVTRKICEPLEEDSFRPILHHYDGPKFRLELSVSEALSLLDIFADQNSFDDIFKAIPA; from the exons ATGGAGAACAACAATCAGCAATCTTTTTGGCAATTTAGTGACCAGCTTAGGCTTCAAACATCTAGTTTGGCCAATCTGTCTCTTAATGGTTCAATTTGGAGCAACAATTATGCCACAAAAAGGACCGATCAGAGGAGGAACTTAGATGTGAAGGGCACTGAATTCAACCCATCAAAATCCTATGATCTCAATTCCGATTCCAATGGATCCCTTTTCTCTATGCCACATATTCAGAATCCTGCTTTTGTGGGTCTTAATGGAGGCTTCAACAAGGGAAGTTATTCCGACAATACTCCTTCTTATGTTAGCCTCAACAACAATAGTAGCATCAACTTGAAGGGTCACAAGACAGGTTTTGTTGACTTTCAAGCAGCCAAAAAGGGCAGgaacaacaccaacaccaacaccaacggCAAGAAGCATGGAGACAATACCAATGATGTCGCCAAGAAACTCAAAACACTGCCACCATCGGAGTCTTTGCCGAGATATGAAACTGTGGGTGGATATATCTTTGTTTGCAACAATGATACCATGGCAGAGAACCTCAAAAGACAGCTGTTTG gtCTCCCTCCACGATACCGTGATTCTGTTCGAGCAATTACTCCGGGGTTGCCCCTTTTTCTCTACAACTATTCTACCCATCAACTTCATGGAATTTTTGAG GTTCAAGTAGTCACTAGAAAAATCTGTGAGCCACTTGAGGAGGATTCCTTCAGGCCAATTCTTCACCATTATGATGGTCCCAAGTTTCGTCTTGAGCTTAGTGTCTCCGag GCATTGTCTCTACTAGACATTTTTGCTGATCAGAATAGCTTCGATGATATTTTCAAGGCTATACCGGCATAA